In a genomic window of Infirmifilum sp. NZ:
- a CDS encoding phosphocholine cytidylyltransferase family protein — MFSGQVATAVIVAAGVASRLRPYSLEMPKGLMELREGLSIVEWNISKLRKAGLKNILVVTRSEFAETFKGKLRGQAVVLVVGEAPEFGNLYTVYTALRHVEPPFLVVMSDHIFEDAILAKLLSRKSGKAFTVCLDRKPPRPDLHEGLQLVIKDGEVKRVGKGAGYMYGIDTGLILFREKARRYVEEAINAKGPTASIGDALDLAARDGELDYVDVTGLYWKDIDTPEDLAEARARLTQLLRRDALRTNDILSRLLTRPITSLIASRLSGFNPSLTALALGSLSVPLYWATLLLAGSSWQALLPALLLAYAALALVDAGEALHALTGSSNARVAVWFSSTLVDALLVSSLIRTDPLWTSLLISSLSLCNAMREGSGLLVTISSRSLRWLVTPIFFLGTGSPAPVFLEYLYLAQGLVALAGLLHAIFRERVAAPRRRERERPRPKVEIPHVVVRRHLESIVNSGIALVFIFIIIDTAKGSVGGFPLAEIYARSITVADLLSLAELMALLYYGYRILASVKFFVDLAVDRVARAMKITQSMAMHMLVDVFYVVIGWVLAALVAPLVKSLPLYGSMLSAVVSLIGVSVLAFFLYDLARQLQRVFSDIYTSFSEKIVRHLGGEEQ, encoded by the coding sequence GTGTTCTCCGGCCAGGTGGCCACAGCAGTCATAGTAGCTGCGGGAGTAGCGAGCAGGCTCCGCCCTTACAGCCTCGAGATGCCCAAAGGCCTGATGGAGCTGAGGGAGGGTCTCAGCATAGTGGAGTGGAACATCTCAAAGCTCAGGAAAGCGGGCCTGAAGAACATCCTCGTCGTGACCCGCTCCGAGTTTGCCGAGACTTTCAAGGGGAAGCTCAGGGGTCAAGCCGTTGTCCTAGTGGTCGGAGAAGCCCCTGAGTTCGGCAACCTGTACACAGTCTACACTGCTTTAAGGCACGTGGAACCTCCGTTTCTAGTCGTGATGTCAGACCACATTTTCGAGGATGCTATTCTGGCCAAGCTCCTGAGCAGGAAGAGCGGTAAAGCCTTCACGGTGTGCCTCGACAGGAAGCCTCCTAGGCCTGATCTCCACGAGGGCCTCCAGCTAGTGATCAAGGACGGCGAGGTGAAAAGAGTTGGAAAAGGCGCGGGTTACATGTACGGAATTGACACAGGCCTGATACTGTTCCGGGAGAAGGCGAGGCGCTACGTCGAGGAGGCGATAAATGCTAAGGGGCCAACTGCATCCATAGGCGACGCTCTCGACTTGGCGGCTAGGGATGGCGAGCTAGACTACGTAGACGTGACTGGGCTGTACTGGAAGGACATCGACACGCCAGAGGACCTAGCGGAGGCGCGTGCAAGGCTGACCCAGCTCTTAAGGCGCGACGCGTTGAGGACGAACGATATCCTCTCCAGGCTCCTCACCCGTCCAATAACTTCGCTGATTGCCTCGCGGCTCTCAGGCTTCAACCCTTCTCTAACCGCTCTTGCCCTGGGTTCTCTCTCGGTCCCCCTCTACTGGGCTACGTTACTCCTTGCTGGGAGCAGCTGGCAAGCTCTCCTCCCAGCCCTGCTACTCGCTTACGCCGCCCTAGCTCTCGTGGATGCAGGAGAGGCTTTGCACGCGCTAACAGGCTCGTCGAATGCGAGAGTCGCCGTGTGGTTCTCCAGCACTCTCGTGGATGCCCTGCTCGTTTCAAGCCTCATTAGAACCGACCCTCTGTGGACGTCTCTGCTCATCTCGTCGCTTTCACTGTGCAACGCCATGAGGGAGGGCAGCGGACTCCTCGTAACTATCTCCAGCAGGAGTCTCCGCTGGCTCGTCACGCCAATCTTCTTCCTCGGCACCGGGAGCCCTGCCCCCGTGTTTCTCGAGTACCTATACTTGGCACAGGGGTTGGTGGCGCTTGCAGGCCTACTCCACGCCATCTTTAGGGAACGTGTTGCCGCGCCGAGGAGGAGGGAGAGGGAGAGGCCCAGGCCAAAAGTGGAGATCCCGCACGTCGTCGTCAGGAGGCACTTGGAGAGCATCGTGAATAGTGGCATTGCGCTGGTTTTCATCTTCATCATCATCGACACGGCTAAGGGCAGCGTTGGAGGCTTTCCGCTGGCCGAGATTTACGCGCGCTCCATCACAGTAGCGGATCTCCTCTCGCTCGCGGAGCTTATGGCTCTGCTCTACTACGGTTACCGAATTCTAGCCTCAGTGAAGTTCTTCGTCGACCTCGCAGTGGACAGGGTTGCTAGGGCGATGAAGATAACCCAGAGCATGGCTATGCACATGCTCGTCGACGTATTCTACGTGGTCATCGGATGGGTTCTAGCCGCTTTAGTTGCCCCCCTGGTTAAAAGCCTCCCACTCTACGGCTCAATGCTCTCGGCCGTGGTCTCTCTGATCGGGGTAAGTGTCCTCGCGTTCTTCCTTTACGATCTCGCACGGCAGCTGCAGAGGGTTTTCAGCGACATCTACACCTCCTTTTCTGAGAAGATCGTCAGACACCTGGGGGGTGAGGAGCAGTGA
- a CDS encoding class I SAM-dependent DNA methyltransferase, with the protein MGETDYYALYYDLLYSHRDVKAETDFLEKMFREHSSIPVRSVLDVGCGTGIHSVELARRGYSVVGVDVSREMVEKAREKSRGLQNASFVQADIRSFSAGRRFDSAIAMYGVMSYFVDDDDLMSVLKAIRAHLNTGGLFVFDTWNLVGVQEKRLYYETPSASFRRSGSMLAIKEETWRLDLHNQVALLEITWSVIDLPQSKIDVFTHRINIRLFSPREIKHYLREAGFEVRAMFEDYACKPFTELSPEAVVVARAL; encoded by the coding sequence GTGGGTGAGACTGACTACTACGCACTGTACTACGACCTGCTTTACTCGCACAGAGATGTGAAGGCTGAGACAGACTTTCTGGAGAAGATGTTCCGCGAGCACTCGTCGATACCGGTGAGGAGCGTGCTCGACGTGGGCTGCGGCACGGGCATCCACAGCGTTGAGCTGGCGAGGAGAGGGTACAGCGTTGTAGGCGTGGACGTCTCCCGGGAGATGGTGGAGAAGGCCCGCGAGAAGAGCAGGGGCTTGCAGAACGCCTCGTTCGTGCAAGCGGACATAAGGTCCTTCAGCGCCGGCAGACGCTTCGACTCGGCGATAGCCATGTACGGCGTCATGAGCTACTTCGTCGACGATGACGACCTGATGAGCGTGCTCAAGGCGATCAGGGCTCACCTGAACACGGGCGGCCTCTTCGTCTTCGACACTTGGAACCTGGTCGGCGTGCAGGAGAAGAGGCTTTACTACGAGACGCCCTCAGCGAGCTTCCGCAGGTCTGGGTCGATGCTCGCTATAAAGGAGGAAACCTGGAGGCTCGACCTCCACAACCAAGTAGCGCTCCTGGAGATCACGTGGTCGGTGATAGACCTGCCCCAGAGCAAGATCGACGTCTTCACGCACAGGATAAACATAAGGCTCTTCTCGCCGCGCGAGATAAAGCACTACCTGCGGGAGGCGGGCTTCGAGGTGAGGGCGATGTTCGAGGACTACGCTTGCAAACCCTTCACGGAGCTCAGCCCTGAAGCAGTGGTCGTCGCGCGCGCCCTCTAG
- a CDS encoding MFS transporter — MADSDRAKAYKLILSFGLVSLLGDIVYEGSRGTIPEYMKYLGASAAVVGTVMGLGELTSYFSRLLGGVLADKTKSYWALVFLGYGLIIAIPLIPLSEALGLGWALAAALVILERLGKGIRTPSRDTIISFASKSIGSGKAFGLHELLDQVGATSGPLLFAAVLAVTSSYRLAFFYSIIPYALLMLTLAYVRSTTALPVEMREERKSGEGRALGKEAAAYIAAVFVNAMGLFPASLILYLAAETPEVAQMGSWLPPVLYAAIQFVDAIFALVFGLLYDRYRLWVLLFPFTLSIAVPFLALQRGFLPIALSALVFGLVLGSQESVYRAAVGDLTEPSVRATAYGFFSTAVGLGSLLSGAVYGLMIDLNLPLWVSGIYVLATQITCIALLLRVIRRRRA; from the coding sequence TTGGCGGACAGCGACAGGGCTAAGGCTTACAAGCTCATTCTCTCCTTCGGCCTGGTAAGCCTCCTGGGTGACATCGTCTACGAGGGCTCGAGGGGCACTATACCGGAGTACATGAAGTACCTGGGGGCGTCTGCGGCTGTTGTAGGCACAGTCATGGGGCTGGGAGAGCTCACATCCTACTTCTCGAGGCTCCTAGGCGGTGTCCTCGCGGACAAGACGAAGAGCTACTGGGCCCTCGTCTTCCTAGGCTACGGCCTCATAATCGCAATACCCCTGATACCCCTAAGCGAGGCGCTCGGCCTCGGCTGGGCTCTCGCGGCAGCCCTGGTCATTCTTGAGAGGCTCGGCAAGGGAATTAGGACCCCCTCTCGCGACACGATAATATCCTTCGCCTCCAAGAGCATCGGGAGCGGCAAGGCATTCGGCCTGCACGAGCTCCTCGACCAGGTGGGGGCAACGAGCGGTCCGTTGCTTTTCGCCGCCGTGCTGGCGGTGACGTCGAGCTACAGGCTCGCGTTCTTCTACTCGATAATCCCCTACGCCCTCCTGATGCTGACCCTAGCCTACGTCAGGTCGACCACCGCGCTCCCGGTCGAAATGAGGGAGGAGAGGAAGAGCGGGGAGGGCCGGGCTCTGGGCAAGGAGGCTGCGGCCTACATCGCGGCCGTCTTCGTAAACGCGATGGGGCTGTTCCCCGCCTCCCTCATCCTCTACCTGGCCGCAGAAACACCGGAGGTCGCGCAGATGGGCTCTTGGCTGCCCCCCGTCCTCTATGCTGCGATACAGTTCGTGGACGCCATCTTCGCGCTTGTTTTCGGGCTCCTGTACGACAGGTACAGGCTCTGGGTGCTCCTCTTCCCCTTCACGCTCTCGATAGCAGTGCCGTTCCTGGCGCTGCAGCGCGGCTTCCTGCCGATAGCTCTCTCAGCGCTGGTGTTCGGGCTGGTCCTCGGCTCCCAGGAGTCGGTCTACAGGGCGGCGGTGGGGGACCTCACGGAGCCCTCCGTGAGAGCTACGGCCTACGGCTTCTTCAGCACCGCGGTCGGCCTGGGATCGCTGCTATCCGGCGCGGTTTACGGCCTGATGATCGACCTGAACCTCCCACTTTGGGTGAGCGGCATCTACGTCCTAGCGACCCAGATCACGTGCATCGCTCTACTGCTCCGCGTGATACGCAGGCGAAGGGCGTAA
- a CDS encoding DUF763 domain-containing protein, translating to MRVGVAELPLHTGSVPAWLLRRMTRLAAVVTELIVDEYGPRGLLERLADPVYFQALSNLIGMDWDSSGSTTVTTGILKAVLNASDLGVRVAGGKGRKSLETPAELERHAGELGLDPAAYTRTSYLVAKVDSAAVQAGYQLYHHAFFVSEDGAWAVVQQGMNPGARLARRWHWFSGRVTDPVNEPHSGIMGVREPFALNTVASEASGFRRLAVDLAQEGAARIEGYLRQAQAIASGYRPLVLYKPYEGVDVRGVLERYAKLGVPKPERRGLEAAREAGVSSYAELLSIRGVGPSTVRALALIAELVYETPPSWRDPVTHPVDPFKFAYAVGGKDGVPFPVDRRTYDEILSILSRLLERKVYSRWLLRRLAQLTKEWEPPEGEKRPT from the coding sequence ATGCGGGTAGGCGTAGCGGAGCTACCGCTCCACACGGGCTCTGTCCCAGCCTGGCTGCTCAGAAGGATGACCAGGCTTGCCGCTGTAGTCACCGAGCTCATCGTCGACGAGTACGGCCCGCGCGGGCTACTCGAGAGGCTTGCAGACCCGGTGTACTTCCAGGCCCTGAGCAACCTCATCGGCATGGACTGGGACTCCTCGGGGTCCACGACCGTGACCACGGGCATCCTGAAGGCTGTCCTCAACGCGTCGGATCTGGGCGTGAGGGTCGCTGGCGGGAAGGGCAGAAAAAGCCTCGAGACACCAGCGGAGCTCGAGAGGCATGCCGGCGAGCTGGGACTCGACCCCGCCGCTTACACCAGGACATCGTACCTCGTCGCGAAGGTGGACAGCGCCGCCGTGCAGGCGGGCTACCAGCTCTACCACCACGCCTTCTTCGTCTCGGAGGACGGTGCCTGGGCGGTCGTCCAGCAGGGCATGAACCCGGGCGCCAGGCTCGCCAGGAGGTGGCACTGGTTCTCCGGCAGGGTGACGGACCCCGTGAACGAGCCCCACTCCGGGATCATGGGGGTGCGGGAGCCCTTCGCGCTCAACACTGTGGCGTCGGAGGCTTCGGGCTTCAGGAGGCTGGCCGTAGACCTTGCGCAGGAGGGTGCCGCGAGGATCGAGGGATACCTGAGGCAGGCCCAGGCGATAGCCTCGGGCTACAGGCCGCTGGTCCTTTACAAGCCCTACGAGGGGGTCGACGTTAGGGGGGTCCTGGAAAGGTACGCTAAGCTCGGGGTGCCCAAGCCTGAGAGGAGGGGGCTTGAGGCGGCCCGTGAGGCGGGTGTGAGCAGCTACGCGGAGCTCCTGTCGATCCGCGGGGTGGGGCCTTCGACCGTTAGAGCTCTCGCCCTCATCGCGGAGCTCGTCTACGAGACTCCGCCCTCTTGGCGGGACCCCGTCACGCACCCCGTTGACCCCTTCAAGTTCGCCTACGCCGTCGGCGGGAAGGACGGCGTCCCCTTCCCCGTCGACAGGAGGACCTACGACGAGATTCTGTCGATACTCAGCAGGCTGCTCGAGCGGAAGGTCTACTCGAGGTGGTTGCTGAGGCGGCTGGCCCAGCTGACGAAGGAGTGGGAGCCACCTGAAGGGGAGAAGCGGCCGACATGA
- a CDS encoding sulfite exporter TauE/SafE family protein has protein sequence MSWTTILVAFTVGLLAGTVTGFTGASGVVVVVPLLSLLCGLTVHSAIAASLFVDTLASLTVAYTYFRNGRVEVKDGVMIGLSSIAGAQIGAFIASATPESRISRAFGVFTIALGIMMMRRSRGKGLLSKDFSGITSRLPPTQRVLATVILGFGVGVITGVFGAGGGLMFLLLLVVVLGEPLHKAVGTSTLIMALTAFSGTVGYLVHGFLDVLYSAATSVGSILAGAAASRVANRLPERALSMVMGLVFLAIGALMVLLRGGLS, from the coding sequence GTGTCGTGGACCACGATCCTGGTAGCGTTCACTGTTGGCCTACTAGCAGGCACTGTGACGGGCTTCACCGGTGCTAGCGGGGTTGTAGTCGTGGTACCCTTGCTCAGCTTGCTGTGCGGCTTGACCGTGCACAGCGCCATAGCCGCTAGCCTGTTCGTCGACACGCTGGCATCTCTCACGGTCGCGTACACTTACTTCAGGAACGGGCGGGTTGAGGTCAAGGACGGGGTGATGATAGGCTTAAGCTCGATTGCCGGCGCCCAGATCGGTGCCTTTATAGCTTCAGCGACTCCCGAGTCCCGCATCTCGAGGGCCTTCGGCGTTTTCACGATAGCGCTGGGAATTATGATGATGCGGCGTAGCAGGGGCAAGGGGCTTCTGTCTAAGGACTTTTCGGGGATAACCTCGCGCCTCCCGCCTACCCAGAGGGTTCTCGCGACGGTGATCTTAGGGTTCGGGGTTGGAGTGATCACCGGGGTCTTCGGCGCGGGTGGAGGCTTGATGTTCCTGTTACTTCTCGTCGTCGTCCTGGGAGAGCCGCTTCACAAGGCTGTCGGGACCTCTACGCTCATCATGGCCTTGACCGCTTTCTCGGGCACCGTCGGGTACCTGGTCCACGGCTTCCTCGACGTTCTCTACAGCGCAGCCACTTCTGTAGGCAGCATACTAGCTGGGGCAGCCGCTTCCAGGGTAGCTAACAGGTTGCCGGAGCGAGCACTCTCCATGGTTATGGGACTTGTATTCTTGGCCATCGGCGCGCTGATGGTACTTCTAAGAGGTGGGCTGTCGTAA
- a CDS encoding ABC transporter ATP-binding protein codes for MRSGETFIEASHLVKDYGSVRAIDGLSFDTGASVLALVGPNGAGKTTFVKIATCLLKPTSGTLRVLGLDVTSDSEELRRRISLLPQDASPDTGATPLEHVAYYLFARGYSMADARARAREVLERLGLWDHRDKQCLRLSGGMRRLVLLAMALAPDVDAVFLDEPTSGLDPVNRVRIWGEVKRMSKEGVRVLVTSHEMDEVEENSDEVVMINRGRLVARGPPGVLASEVSGLARVEVTLPGEGAYERVREALSGLTSVKGVYKVGSVAVAYVEKHAAAEAAARISEAGGGLDVKVGRCGLKDAFFRRVMQP; via the coding sequence ATGCGCTCGGGCGAGACCTTTATCGAGGCCTCGCACCTCGTTAAAGACTACGGCTCGGTTAGGGCGATAGACGGCCTGAGCTTCGATACCGGTGCGAGCGTCCTCGCGCTCGTGGGGCCGAACGGCGCGGGGAAGACCACCTTCGTGAAGATCGCGACGTGCCTCCTCAAGCCCACATCGGGCACGCTTAGGGTCCTGGGCTTGGACGTTACCAGTGACTCGGAGGAGCTGAGGAGGAGGATCTCGCTTCTCCCGCAGGACGCCAGCCCCGACACGGGCGCCACGCCTCTGGAGCACGTCGCTTACTACCTGTTCGCGAGGGGCTACAGCATGGCTGATGCTAGGGCTCGAGCGAGGGAGGTCCTCGAGCGGCTCGGGCTGTGGGACCACAGGGACAAGCAGTGCCTCAGGCTTTCCGGGGGCATGAGGAGGCTCGTCCTGCTCGCCATGGCCTTAGCCCCGGACGTCGACGCGGTTTTCCTCGACGAGCCCACGTCGGGGCTGGACCCTGTCAACAGGGTGAGGATCTGGGGTGAGGTCAAGAGGATGTCCAAGGAGGGGGTGCGCGTGCTCGTCACCTCGCACGAGATGGACGAGGTGGAGGAGAACTCCGACGAGGTCGTGATGATAAACAGGGGCAGGCTCGTGGCCAGGGGTCCGCCGGGTGTGCTCGCCTCAGAGGTCTCGGGGCTGGCTAGGGTGGAGGTGACCCTTCCCGGGGAGGGTGCCTACGAGAGGGTGCGCGAGGCGCTCAGCGGCCTCACGTCGGTTAAGGGGGTGTACAAGGTGGGGTCGGTGGCCGTGGCCTACGTCGAGAAGCACGCGGCTGCCGAGGCGGCGGCGAGGATCTCGGAGGCGGGAGGCGGCCTAGACGTTAAGGTGGGGAGGTGCGGGCTGAAGGACGCGTTTTTCCGGAGGGTGATGCAGCCGTGA